A DNA window from Mucilaginibacter xinganensis contains the following coding sequences:
- a CDS encoding polysaccharide deacetylase family protein, whose amino-acid sequence MYLVKTPWLLKKLYPNLIWDTDKTSRAIYLTFDDGPIPIVTPFVLNILKQYNALATFFCIGENICKHPDIFEQLKSEGHAIGNHTYNHLKGWDTVDKVYLDNFLEADKLMDSKLFRPPYGRAKRSQVKLLKQAKPGLEFIMWNVLSADYDVNITPEKCLDNVLKHTQSGDIVLFHDSLKARDRMEYALPRALEVWSREGYSFKPIAL is encoded by the coding sequence ATGTACCTGGTAAAAACCCCCTGGCTGCTTAAAAAGCTATATCCCAATTTAATATGGGACACAGATAAAACCTCCCGGGCCATTTATCTGACTTTTGACGATGGACCTATACCGATTGTTACACCATTTGTTTTAAATATTTTAAAACAGTATAATGCCCTGGCCACGTTTTTTTGCATAGGCGAAAATATTTGCAAACATCCCGATATCTTTGAACAGCTAAAAAGTGAAGGCCACGCCATAGGTAATCATACTTATAATCATCTAAAAGGTTGGGATACAGTTGATAAAGTATATCTCGATAATTTTTTAGAGGCCGATAAATTAATGGATTCCAAATTGTTTCGTCCACCTTACGGAAGGGCAAAAAGATCGCAGGTAAAACTGCTTAAACAAGCTAAACCCGGCCTGGAGTTTATTATGTGGAATGTGTTGTCTGCCGACTATGATGTAAATATAACTCCCGAAAAATGTTTGGATAATGTTTTGAAGCATACCCAAAGCGGCGACATCGTTCTATTTCACGATAGTTTAAAGGCCAGAGATCGGATGGAGTATGCGTTGCCAAGGGCGCTTGAAGTTTGGAGCAGGGAAGGGTATAGCTTTAAACCCATTGCTCTTTAA
- a CDS encoding AraC family transcriptional regulator, with translation MKVLPFTIPVPHDHSIIVQDEILPHFYTYLHRHAEIQITWIRKGEGTLLAGNSMHVFREGEIYVIGANLPHLFKSDPAYFQGDSEREVHTVTIFFNPSGKLSALFSLPEMKTVKTFITQNQSGFKVPDSMYTAMAARIAAIQKASGVEQLYSFIELLNVLSATNNLQPLSSGSYSFSMTDPEGMRIASVYNYIMQNYSSPLTLEDVAMQAHLTPTAFCRYFKKHTRHTLVNFVNKVRVNEACKMLVNGSAKSIATIAYSCGFNSITNFNYVFKTITGVSPRDYVNSYSNTIE, from the coding sequence ATGAAAGTGCTGCCCTTTACTATTCCCGTCCCGCATGATCATTCCATCATTGTGCAGGATGAAATATTGCCGCATTTTTATACTTACCTCCATCGCCATGCAGAGATCCAGATCACGTGGATCAGGAAAGGCGAAGGCACGCTTTTAGCAGGGAACAGCATGCATGTTTTTCGGGAAGGAGAAATTTATGTGATTGGCGCCAACCTTCCTCATTTATTCAAAAGCGACCCGGCGTATTTTCAGGGAGACAGCGAAAGGGAGGTGCACACCGTTACTATTTTCTTTAATCCATCGGGGAAATTGTCGGCATTGTTTAGCCTGCCCGAAATGAAAACCGTTAAAACATTTATAACACAAAATCAAAGCGGGTTTAAAGTGCCCGATAGCATGTACACGGCTATGGCTGCAAGGATAGCGGCAATTCAAAAAGCCAGTGGCGTTGAGCAGCTTTACAGTTTTATTGAACTGCTGAATGTTTTGAGTGCAACCAATAATCTCCAGCCGTTGTCGTCGGGCAGCTACTCATTCTCAATGACTGACCCTGAAGGCATGCGGATAGCTTCTGTATATAATTATATTATGCAAAATTACAGCAGCCCGCTAACCCTTGAAGATGTTGCTATGCAGGCGCATTTAACTCCTACAGCTTTTTGCCGCTACTTTAAAAAACACACCCGGCATACCCTGGTTAACTTTGTAAATAAGGTGAGGGTAAACGAGGCTTGTAAAATGCTGGTTAACGGCTCCGCAAAAAGCATTGCCACTATTGCGTATAGCTGCGGCTTTAACAGCATTACCAATTTTAACTACGTGTTTAAGACCATTACCGGTGTATCTCCGCGAGATTATGTAAACAGCTATTCTAATACCATAGAATAA
- a CDS encoding O-acetyl-ADP-ribose deacetylase: MSSASYTIEILKADITKIIADAIVNAANTSLLGGGGVDGAIHRAGGPEILEQCRKIVARQGGCKTGEAVITTAGRLPAKYVIHTVGPVWNEGKYHEAEKLARCYTNALQLAIDNNCKTIAFPNISTGVYRFPKDIAAKIAVETVSDFLSKTNEIEKVTFVCFDDENSGLYEALLNLDLK; the protein is encoded by the coding sequence ATGTCCTCTGCTAGTTATACAATAGAGATCCTTAAAGCCGATATCACCAAAATAATAGCAGATGCTATTGTAAATGCAGCTAACACCTCACTTTTGGGCGGCGGTGGCGTTGACGGCGCCATTCACCGGGCCGGTGGGCCTGAAATTCTCGAACAATGCCGTAAAATAGTTGCCAGGCAGGGTGGCTGTAAAACAGGCGAAGCTGTGATAACTACTGCCGGCCGGTTGCCGGCTAAATACGTTATTCATACCGTTGGTCCCGTATGGAACGAGGGCAAATATCATGAAGCCGAAAAGCTGGCACGCTGCTACACAAACGCCCTTCAATTAGCCATTGACAACAATTGCAAAACCATTGCTTTCCCAAACATTAGTACCGGGGTTTACCGGTTCCCGAAAGATATCGCAGCGAAAATTGCTGTTGAAACAGTTAGTGACTTCCTTTCAAAAACAAACGAGATTGAAAAGGTAACATTTGTATGTTTTGACGATGAAAATAGTGGGCTTTACGAAGCACTTTTAAATCTGGACTTGAAGTGA
- a CDS encoding NAD(P)/FAD-dependent oxidoreductase, with translation MSKAIIIGGGVIGLFSAYYLHKSGWEVDVLEQGDLSDNCSYGNAGMVTPSHFVPLASPGMIEQGIRWMFDSKSPFYVKPSLSKELIGWGLKFMKSATKKHVERSAGGLRDISLLSRNLYHEFEKESGIDFGLEDRGILMLFKSAKVEEEELHLIEKATNLGLDARYLTPAETRKLQPDVELDILGSVHYHCDSHMSPNKLMKGLIKYLEAEGVRIHRNTEVLGINHDGGKITSVSTKDKTFTGDKYLIAGGSWSPAIAKMAGLNVPLMPGKGYSFMVNNPVKPMTIPSILCEARVAITPMNDGIRFGGTMEIGKINKQVNMNRVKGIVESVPKYFPDFKLAVPDQKDVWFGFRPCSPDGLPYIGMTSKYKNMAIATGHAMIGLGLAPATGKLIADAFNDKKPVIEAGLFDANRYQ, from the coding sequence ATGAGCAAAGCAATTATAATTGGCGGTGGCGTGATAGGTTTATTTTCGGCTTATTACCTGCACAAATCGGGATGGGAAGTTGACGTTTTAGAGCAGGGCGACCTGTCGGATAATTGCTCGTATGGCAATGCCGGGATGGTTACGCCAAGCCATTTTGTTCCGCTGGCCTCGCCCGGGATGATTGAGCAGGGAATCCGCTGGATGTTTGACAGTAAAAGCCCGTTCTATGTAAAGCCATCCTTAAGTAAGGAGCTGATAGGCTGGGGCTTAAAGTTTATGAAAAGTGCAACCAAAAAACATGTGGAGCGTTCCGCAGGTGGTTTGAGGGATATTTCTTTGCTAAGCAGGAACTTGTACCACGAATTTGAAAAAGAATCGGGTATTGATTTTGGGCTGGAAGACAGAGGTATCCTGATGCTGTTTAAATCGGCAAAGGTAGAGGAAGAGGAACTTCATTTAATTGAAAAGGCAACTAACCTTGGCCTGGACGCCCGGTACCTTACCCCGGCTGAAACCCGCAAACTACAGCCGGATGTTGAGCTGGACATATTAGGCTCGGTACATTATCATTGTGATTCGCACATGTCGCCCAATAAGCTGATGAAGGGGCTGATCAAATATCTTGAAGCAGAAGGCGTCCGCATCCACCGAAACACTGAAGTTTTAGGCATTAATCATGATGGTGGCAAAATAACATCAGTAAGTACCAAAGACAAAACTTTTACCGGCGATAAATATTTAATAGCAGGGGGCTCATGGTCGCCGGCGATAGCTAAAATGGCCGGTTTAAACGTGCCTTTGATGCCCGGAAAAGGCTATTCGTTTATGGTGAATAACCCGGTTAAGCCCATGACAATTCCGTCGATTCTTTGCGAGGCGAGAGTTGCCATAACCCCTATGAACGATGGGATTCGTTTTGGTGGCACCATGGAGATAGGCAAAATAAACAAGCAGGTGAACATGAACCGCGTTAAGGGGATTGTGGAGTCGGTTCCGAAATATTTCCCTGATTTTAAACTTGCGGTACCTGATCAAAAAGATGTTTGGTTTGGTTTCAGGCCATGTTCGCCGGACGGGTTGCCGTATATCGGGATGACCAGCAAATATAAGAACATGGCCATTGCAACCGGGCATGCTATGATTGGCCTGGGCCTTGCCCCGGCCACAGGCAAGTTAATTGCAGATGCTTTTAACGATAAAAAGCCTGTTATAGAAGCGGGATTATTTGACGCTAACCGTTATCAGTAG
- a CDS encoding 4-hydroxyproline epimerase, which yields MTKTFFCIDAHTCGNPVRLVAGGGPNLQGDNMSEKRQHFLKEYDWIRKGLMYEPRGHDMMSGSILYPPHDPANDVAVLFIETSGCLPMCGHGTIGTITIAIEEGLIIPKIPGLVRMEAPAGLVLIEYKQEGSKVKSVKLTNVASYLAAENLEVECPDLGILTVDVSYGGNYYAIVDPQPNFKGLEDYTADQLISWSRVLRQRINEKYTFVHPQNPTINGCSHILWTGKTISPEATARNAVFYGDKAIDRSPCGTGTSARMAQWHAKGKLKKGDKFIHESIIGSQFIGTVEDEVMIGDKPAIIPGIEGWARVYGYNTIKIDDEDPYAFGFQVI from the coding sequence ATGACTAAAACATTTTTCTGTATAGATGCACATACCTGCGGCAACCCGGTAAGACTGGTGGCCGGTGGCGGGCCAAACCTGCAGGGTGACAACATGAGCGAAAAGCGCCAGCACTTTTTAAAAGAGTATGATTGGATTCGTAAAGGTTTGATGTATGAGCCAAGGGGGCATGATATGATGTCGGGCAGTATTCTTTACCCGCCTCATGATCCTGCAAACGATGTAGCCGTGCTGTTTATTGAAACCAGCGGTTGCCTGCCCATGTGCGGGCATGGCACTATAGGCACCATTACCATTGCCATTGAGGAAGGATTGATCATACCCAAAATCCCCGGTTTGGTACGCATGGAAGCACCGGCCGGTTTGGTGCTGATTGAATACAAACAGGAAGGAAGCAAGGTTAAATCAGTAAAATTGACCAATGTGGCCTCATACCTGGCCGCTGAAAACCTGGAAGTGGAATGCCCAGATTTGGGTATACTTACGGTTGATGTGAGTTACGGTGGTAATTACTATGCCATTGTTGATCCTCAGCCCAATTTTAAAGGCCTTGAAGACTATACCGCTGATCAACTCATCTCATGGAGCAGGGTTTTACGGCAGCGGATAAACGAAAAATACACTTTTGTACATCCGCAAAACCCAACTATAAACGGCTGCTCACATATCCTCTGGACAGGTAAAACCATATCGCCGGAAGCAACCGCCCGCAATGCCGTTTTCTACGGGGACAAGGCGATAGACCGCTCACCCTGCGGAACAGGCACATCTGCGCGTATGGCCCAGTGGCACGCAAAAGGCAAATTAAAAAAAGGCGATAAGTTTATTCACGAAAGTATTATCGGCAGCCAGTTCATCGGCACTGTTGAGGACGAAGTAATGATAGGCGATAAACCCGCCATTATACCGGGCATTGAAGGCTGGGCAAGGGTATATGGCTACAACACAATTAAAATAGATGACGAGGACCCTTATGCATTTGGTTTCCAGGTGATTTAA
- a CDS encoding aldehyde dehydrogenase (NADP(+)) gives METRNLIGYNYQPEQGKKFKAVDPASGTGLPGEFYAASMSEADAAMKLADKAFSLYRNIGGAKKAAFLRSIADEIVAIGAPLIERAMAESGLPEARLIGERARTTNQLKMFADLLEEGSWVEAIIDTAIPDRQPLPRIDIRKMMVPLGPCVVFGASNFPMAFSVAGGDTAAALAAGCPVIVKAHPAHPGTSALVAEAIKKAAEKTEMPEGVFSILFDDGYAIGEVLVKHPKTKIVTFTGSLKGGMALVKMARERDEPIPVFAEMGSVNPIILLPKALEIRAAELAKLSAAITANAGQFCTQPGLLIAVKSAALNTFKEALAVAIAEVSSATMLTPGICANFSKLSAGVLLDDAVSVIAKSDKLDQEKANQGAAVVTEITAAAFLADEKFKEEIFGPYSMLVVADDMAQLEQVVDSLHGQLTASIMAETEELPNYTGITDKLANLAGRVILNGPPTGVEVGNAIHHGGPFPATSDSRFTSVGTSSIKRFVRPVCWQNWSEDLLPDELKSNNPLKIWRLFNNEWTK, from the coding sequence ATGGAAACAAGAAATTTAATAGGGTACAATTACCAACCCGAACAAGGCAAAAAATTTAAAGCTGTCGATCCCGCTTCAGGGACAGGCCTGCCCGGTGAGTTTTATGCTGCGAGTATGTCTGAAGCTGATGCCGCTATGAAACTAGCCGACAAAGCTTTCTCATTATACCGCAACATTGGCGGGGCAAAGAAAGCTGCGTTTTTGCGCAGTATAGCTGACGAGATAGTAGCCATTGGCGCACCGCTGATAGAACGCGCTATGGCCGAAAGCGGTTTGCCCGAAGCCCGCCTTATTGGTGAGCGCGCGCGCACTACCAACCAGCTTAAAATGTTTGCCGACCTGTTGGAAGAAGGCTCGTGGGTTGAAGCAATTATAGATACCGCTATTCCTGACCGTCAACCGCTACCAAGAATTGACATTCGAAAAATGATGGTACCGCTTGGCCCCTGTGTGGTATTTGGAGCAAGCAATTTCCCTATGGCATTTTCTGTTGCAGGTGGCGATACCGCCGCCGCTTTAGCAGCAGGTTGCCCGGTAATTGTTAAGGCACACCCGGCGCACCCGGGCACCAGTGCATTAGTTGCAGAGGCTATTAAAAAAGCAGCTGAAAAAACAGAGATGCCAGAAGGTGTTTTCTCAATTCTGTTTGATGATGGCTATGCTATTGGCGAAGTTCTGGTGAAACATCCTAAAACTAAGATAGTAACTTTTACCGGCTCGCTTAAAGGTGGTATGGCATTGGTTAAAATGGCACGTGAACGTGACGAACCGATCCCGGTATTTGCCGAAATGGGCAGCGTTAACCCGATCATCTTGTTACCAAAAGCATTAGAGATCCGGGCAGCAGAACTTGCAAAATTATCAGCCGCTATAACTGCCAATGCTGGCCAGTTTTGCACACAACCTGGTTTGCTGATCGCCGTAAAATCAGCAGCATTAAATACGTTTAAAGAAGCACTTGCTGTAGCTATTGCTGAAGTTAGTTCAGCTACGATGCTTACGCCGGGGATTTGCGCAAACTTTAGTAAACTATCCGCCGGAGTATTGCTGGATGATGCCGTTTCTGTTATAGCCAAGTCAGACAAGCTGGACCAGGAAAAAGCAAACCAGGGAGCAGCTGTGGTTACTGAAATAACTGCTGCTGCGTTTTTGGCAGACGAAAAATTTAAGGAAGAAATTTTTGGGCCCTATTCTATGCTGGTTGTTGCTGATGATATGGCGCAGCTTGAACAGGTAGTAGATTCATTACACGGCCAGTTAACAGCATCCATAATGGCCGAAACAGAAGAATTGCCGAACTACACCGGCATAACCGATAAGCTGGCAAACCTTGCAGGCAGAGTGATACTTAACGGCCCGCCAACGGGTGTTGAAGTAGGTAATGCTATCCATCACGGGGGGCCCTTCCCGGCAACATCTGACAGCCGGTTTACCTCAGTAGGCACATCATCCATCAAACGTTTTGTGCGCCCCGTGTGCTGGCAAAACTGGAGTGAGGATTTGCTGCCTGATGAATTAAAATCAAATAACCCGCTAAAGATCTGGCGGTTGTTTAATAATGAATGGACTAAATAA
- a CDS encoding dihydrodipicolinate synthase family protein: protein MSVIWKGVFPAVTTKFNDNDEMDFAAFDKNIEAQLEAGAKGIIIGGSLGEASVLSDTEKIELLKQTVKTVNKRAYVILNIAEQTTKAALLCAENALKYGADGLMMLPPLRYLADKHETLEYFAAVAKSTPLPIMIYNNPYDYKIEVTLDMFEELSKYENIQAVKESTRDVSNVTRMINKFGDRFKLMTGVDTLALESIFMGAHGWVAGLVDAFPRETVAIFNLAKQGRHEEALKIYRWFLPVLELDIHPKLVQYIKLAETQTGLGTENVRAPRLPLVGEERTRILAIIDNAIANRPELPAGSWGVEA, encoded by the coding sequence ATGAGCGTAATTTGGAAAGGGGTATTCCCGGCGGTAACCACAAAATTCAATGATAACGATGAAATGGATTTTGCGGCATTTGATAAAAATATCGAGGCACAGTTAGAGGCAGGTGCTAAAGGGATCATCATAGGTGGTTCACTGGGCGAAGCCAGCGTGTTGAGCGACACAGAAAAGATAGAGTTGCTTAAGCAAACTGTAAAAACAGTAAACAAACGCGCTTATGTAATATTAAACATTGCAGAGCAAACTACCAAAGCAGCACTTTTATGTGCCGAAAATGCCTTAAAATATGGCGCCGATGGTTTAATGATGCTGCCGCCGTTAAGGTATCTTGCTGACAAGCATGAAACGCTGGAGTACTTTGCAGCTGTTGCCAAAAGCACGCCGCTGCCAATTATGATCTATAACAATCCTTATGATTATAAGATTGAGGTTACTTTGGATATGTTTGAAGAGCTTTCAAAATATGAAAACATCCAGGCGGTTAAAGAATCGACCCGTGATGTAAGTAATGTTACGCGGATGATCAACAAGTTTGGCGACAGGTTTAAACTAATGACCGGTGTTGATACCCTGGCCCTGGAAAGTATCTTTATGGGAGCTCACGGTTGGGTTGCCGGTTTGGTTGACGCTTTCCCGAGAGAAACTGTTGCTATCTTTAACCTGGCAAAGCAAGGCCGTCACGAAGAGGCTTTAAAAATATACCGGTGGTTCTTACCTGTGCTTGAATTGGATATTCACCCTAAATTGGTACAGTACATTAAACTTGCCGAAACACAAACCGGCCTGGGTACTGAAAATGTAAGGGCACCACGCCTGCCACTTGTCGGCGAAGAACGCACAAGGATATTAGCAATAATTGATAATGCCATTGCCAATCGCCCTGAATTGCCTGCCGGCAGCTGGGGTGTTGAAGCATAA
- a CDS encoding putative Ig domain-containing protein gives MMRKVFLLTCMAAMLTIRLTAQEISIKNGWKFAIGDSAQWASPNYNDQNWKPINLAHSWEQQGYKGIDGFGWYRLHLVIPSSLKEKSYLKDSIRIILNDVDDNDEVYLNGKLVAKYGGKSGDIKTGNYGQRSYAFAANNPAILWDKENVLAIRVFDTGGDGGIYGDKFAIGMADLMDPVSINTDADFTYGDNNSLNKYIKLVTTSKYLYKGKLAFKVTDPETNSIIYDKTNEATFTAGKPFTYTFSIARLEKRSYRVSYTFTEEKSGKSITKTDGTPYVLTPYPSPKPKINGPDVYGAKPGSPFLYLVPASGKKPFTYAAEGLPEGLKLDAATGIITGVVNKKGDYPVTLTVKNNLGANTRKFTIKIGDVIGLTPALGWNSWNAFGLSVNDEKVRIAAKTMIEKLSAHGWNFVNIDDGWEAEKRAASGEIVTNQKFPDMKATADFVHSLGLKVGIYSSPGPRTCGGYLGSWQHEEQDARTYGDWGIDYLKYDWCSYSEVTAQIPNLDDMKKPYQVMRAALDKIPRDIMFSFCQYGMGDVWKWGAEVGGNSWRSTGDITDTWKSMSDIGFNQTADGPYAQPGHFNDPDMLVVGKVGWGDNQHNTHLTPDEQYTHISLWSLLASPLLIGCDMGKMDRFTLGLLTNDEVLAIDQDALGKAASQAIKNDDYQVWIKDLENGSKAVGIFNTSDKYQTITLNRDENGLKGLNKIRDVWQQKYLITSGNTYTAKVAPHGVMLVKLSK, from the coding sequence ATGATGAGAAAAGTATTTTTACTGACATGTATGGCTGCAATGCTTACAATCAGGCTTACAGCACAGGAAATTTCTATCAAAAATGGGTGGAAGTTTGCTATCGGCGATTCGGCCCAATGGGCATCGCCAAACTATAACGATCAAAACTGGAAACCCATCAACTTGGCGCATAGCTGGGAGCAACAGGGCTACAAAGGTATTGATGGCTTTGGCTGGTACAGGCTGCACTTAGTTATTCCATCATCATTAAAAGAAAAATCATATTTAAAAGACAGCATCCGCATTATTCTTAATGATGTTGATGACAATGACGAGGTTTACCTTAACGGTAAGCTGGTGGCAAAATATGGAGGCAAAAGCGGCGACATAAAAACCGGCAACTATGGCCAGCGAAGTTATGCCTTTGCAGCAAATAACCCTGCTATTTTATGGGATAAGGAAAATGTATTAGCCATTCGCGTATTTGATACCGGTGGTGACGGGGGAATATATGGAGATAAATTCGCTATAGGCATGGCGGACCTGATGGATCCGGTAAGCATTAACACCGATGCCGATTTTACCTATGGCGACAACAATAGCTTAAACAAGTACATTAAACTGGTTACTACAAGTAAATACCTTTATAAAGGGAAATTAGCTTTCAAAGTAACCGATCCGGAAACCAACAGTATTATCTACGACAAAACAAACGAGGCCACGTTTACAGCTGGAAAACCGTTTACTTATACCTTTAGTATAGCCCGTCTTGAAAAAAGATCGTACCGGGTAAGCTACACGTTTACCGAAGAAAAATCAGGTAAATCAATCACCAAAACAGATGGAACACCTTACGTGCTTACGCCGTATCCAAGCCCGAAGCCTAAGATAAACGGGCCCGATGTTTACGGGGCAAAGCCGGGCAGTCCATTTTTATACCTGGTGCCGGCCAGCGGCAAAAAGCCCTTTACCTATGCAGCTGAAGGTTTACCGGAGGGATTAAAACTGGATGCAGCTACCGGTATTATAACCGGCGTTGTGAACAAAAAAGGAGATTACCCTGTAACCCTTACCGTAAAAAATAACCTGGGTGCCAATACCAGGAAGTTTACTATAAAAATAGGCGATGTAATAGGCCTTACCCCGGCGCTTGGATGGAACAGCTGGAACGCTTTCGGACTAAGCGTTAACGATGAAAAAGTACGTATTGCCGCCAAAACCATGATTGAAAAACTAAGTGCCCACGGCTGGAACTTTGTAAATATTGATGATGGATGGGAAGCAGAAAAACGCGCAGCAAGCGGCGAGATAGTTACCAACCAAAAGTTTCCGGATATGAAAGCCACAGCTGATTTTGTGCATAGCCTTGGCTTAAAAGTGGGCATCTACTCTTCTCCCGGCCCGCGTACCTGCGGCGGTTATTTAGGCAGCTGGCAGCATGAAGAACAGGATGCCAGGACTTATGGCGACTGGGGTATAGATTATTTAAAATACGACTGGTGTTCCTACAGCGAGGTAACGGCGCAAATTCCAAACCTTGACGATATGAAGAAACCATACCAGGTAATGCGTGCGGCATTAGATAAAATCCCGCGTGATATTATGTTCAGTTTTTGCCAGTATGGTATGGGCGATGTTTGGAAATGGGGTGCAGAAGTGGGCGGCAATAGCTGGCGTTCTACAGGTGATATTACTGATACCTGGAAAAGCATGAGCGATATTGGATTTAACCAAACTGCAGACGGCCCTTATGCACAGCCCGGTCATTTTAATGATCCTGACATGCTGGTAGTGGGAAAAGTAGGCTGGGGCGATAACCAGCATAATACCCATTTAACGCCGGATGAGCAATACACCCACATTAGTTTGTGGAGCCTGCTTGCATCGCCTTTACTAATTGGTTGTGATATGGGCAAAATGGACAGGTTTACGCTCGGGCTGCTTACCAACGATGAAGTGCTGGCCATTGACCAGGATGCTTTGGGCAAAGCGGCCAGCCAGGCCATTAAAAATGATGATTACCAGGTTTGGATAAAGGACTTGGAAAATGGTAGTAAAGCTGTAGGCATTTTCAATACATCAGATAAGTATCAAACCATTACACTTAACCGCGACGAAAACGGGCTGAAAGGACTGAACAAAATTCGCGACGTATGGCAACAAAAATATTTAATAACCAGCGGCAATACTTATACAGCTAAAGTAGCGCCACACGGGGTGATGCTGGTAAAGCTGAGCAAGTAA